From Coffea arabica cultivar ET-39 chromosome 10e, Coffea Arabica ET-39 HiFi, whole genome shotgun sequence, one genomic window encodes:
- the LOC113712357 gene encoding serine carboxypeptidase-like 7, whose product MTEHVRPSCTTGKLRILIRSSLFSYLILPLVLLQLCSNLASAGSPVKFLPGFEGPLPFELETGYIGVDESEDVQLFYYFVKSESSPETDPLVLWLTGGNCCTSFSGLAFEIGPIKFEQVLYHGTLPKLLSNPYSWTKVASIIFVDLPVASGFSYARTAKASQSTVLQACNQAYEFLRKWLVDHPEFISSPVYIGGDSYSGITVPIVTQIISDGNEVGIEPHIDLKGYLLGNPTTTPGDGNYAIQFAHGMGLISDELYESLKLSCKGEYQNIDPSNALCLQNMEAYNQLLSNIDTAHILEPDCPYASPKPNNLFIGRRSTIQVFCKKTRELKILELAAPFTCRMDGYRLVYHWANDESVQEALHVRKGSIGEWIRCNCRYPYIRNIGNSLPYHANLSIRGYRSLIYSGDHDMIVPHFGTQAWIKSLNYSIIDDWRQWILRGQVAGYTRAYANKMTFATVKGGGHTAPEYRPAECQAMFERWISYQPL is encoded by the exons ATGACAGAACATGTTAGGCCAAGCTGCACAACTGGGAAGCTACGCATTCTCATTCGATCCTCTCTCTTCAGCTACCTGATTTTGCCGCTAGTTCTTCTGCAATTATGTTCAAACCTTGCTTCCGCTGGTTCCCCTGTTAAGTTTCTCCCAGGATTCGAAGGACCTCTGCCATTTGAACTCGAAACCGG GTATATAGGTGTTGATGAATCAGAGGATGTGCAGCTTTTCTACTACTTTGTCAAGTCAGAGTCCAGTCCTGAAACAGACCCTCTTGTGCTCTGGTTGACTGGAGGCAATTGCTGCACCTCATTCTCTGGGCTTGCTTTTGAGATAG GGCCAATAAAATTCGAGCAAGTGCTGTACCATGGGACTTTGCCCAAGTTGCTGTCAAATCCCTATTCTTGGACTAAG GTGGCAAGCATAATATTTGTCGATTTGCCAGTGGCAAGTGGTTTTTCTTATGCAAGGACTGCAAAAGCTTCTCAGTCTACAGTTTTACAAGCCTGTAACCAAGCCTATGAATTTCTTAGAAAG TGGCTGGTTGATCATCCAGAGTTCATTTCCAGTCCAGTCTATATTGGTGGAGACTCCTACTCGGGGATTACTGTTCCAATTGTCACTCAAATTATATCAGATG GAAATGAGGTCGGTATTGAGCCACATATCGATCTTAAG GGATACTTACTAGGAAATCCTACCACCACTCCAGGGGATGGAAACTATGCAATCCAATTTGCTCATGGGATGGGGTTAATTTCTGATGAGCTCTATGAG TCCTTGAAGCTTTCCTGTAAAGGAGAATATCAAAATATAGATCCCAGCAATGCCCTCTGCTTACAAAATATGGAGGCATACAATCAG TTACTTAGTAACATTGACACAGCACATATTCTGGAGCCTGACTGTCCTTATGCTTCCCCAAAGCCAAACAATTTATTCATTGGCAGGAGATCGACTATTCAAGTGTTCTGTAAGAAGACTCGAGAGCTGAAAATTCTGGAACTTGCTGCACCATTTACGTGTCGT ATGGATGGATATAGACTTGTTTATCATTGGGCTAATGACGAGAGTGTTCAAGAGGCCCTCCATGTCCGGAAG GGGAGTATTGGAGAATGGATAAGATGCAACTGTCGCTACCCGTATATAAGGAATATAGGAAATAGTTTGCCATACCATGCAAACCTCAGCATTAGAGGCTACAGATCTCTCATATACAG TGGTGACCATGATATGATTGTGCCACATTTTGGAACTCAAGCATGGATAAAATCTCTTAATTATTCCATAATAGATGATTGGCGCCAATGGATTCTACGAGGCCAAGTTGCCGG TTATACGAGGGCCTATGCAAATAAGATGACGTTTGCAACAGTAAAG GGAGGAGGCCATACTGCTCCTGAGTACAGGCCTGCTGAATGTCAAGCAATGTTTGAAAGGTGGATATCTTATCAGCCTCTATAA